One part of the Tenacibaculum sp. 190130A14a genome encodes these proteins:
- a CDS encoding adenylyltransferase/cytidyltransferase family protein has protein sequence MKIGITFSAFDLLHAGHIKMLEDAKRQCDYLICGLQTDPTIDRPDKNRPVQSVVERYIQLKGCKYVDEIVPYATEQDLEDILRSFKVDVRVIGEEYANKQFTGRDYCEKKGIKLYFNKREHRFSSSGLRREVHQKESLKTKDN, from the coding sequence ATGAAAATAGGAATAACTTTTAGTGCTTTTGATTTGTTGCATGCTGGTCATATAAAAATGTTAGAAGATGCTAAACGTCAATGTGATTATTTGATTTGTGGTTTGCAAACAGATCCAACAATAGATAGACCTGATAAGAATCGTCCAGTACAATCTGTAGTGGAAAGGTATATTCAATTAAAAGGATGCAAATATGTAGATGAAATTGTTCCATATGCTACAGAGCAAGATTTAGAAGATATATTACGTTCTTTTAAGGTAGATGTTCGAGTGATTGGAGAAGAATATGCAAATAAGCAATTTACAGGAAGAGATTATTGCGAGAAAAAAGGTATAAAACTGTACTTCAATAAAAGGGAACATAGGTTTTCTAGCAGTGGTTTAAGAAGAGAAGTTCATCAAAAGGAGAGCTTAAAAACAAAAGATAATTAA
- a CDS encoding biopolymer transporter ExbD translates to MNLRGRNKVDPSFNMSSMTDIVFLLLIFFMLTSTLVTVSAIDVLLPKAGGKTENQTSVAVTITKNSSFYIDKTKVNSNNLEREILLKVGADKKKTVVIRGDQNVPYKNVMRVIDIANKNKLKMILAVKGK, encoded by the coding sequence ATGAATTTAAGAGGTAGAAATAAGGTTGATCCAAGTTTCAATATGTCGTCAATGACAGATATTGTTTTTTTATTGTTGATTTTTTTCATGTTAACGTCTACACTAGTAACAGTTAGTGCTATTGATGTTTTATTACCAAAAGCTGGAGGGAAAACAGAAAATCAAACTTCAGTGGCAGTTACAATAACAAAAAACTCTTCATTCTATATTGATAAGACTAAAGTAAATTCAAATAATTTGGAGAGAGAAATACTGTTAAAAGTAGGAGCGGATAAGAAGAAGACAGTTGTTATTAGAGGAGATCAAAACGTACCATATAAAAACGTAATGAGGGTTATAGATATAGCTAATAAGAATAAGTTAAAAATGATATTGGCTGTAAAAGGGAAATAG
- a CDS encoding NAD-dependent epimerase: MKILVTGAAGFIGFHLSKILLNGGHEIVGIDNINDYYDVNLKYARLKELGVNEVEATEFYNECTSNRFSNFKFVRLNLEDKQELFSLFEKEKFEVVCNLAAQAGVRYSIENPDVYIQSNIVGYLNILEASRQFSIKHLVYASSSSVYGANTKVPFEEKDKVDTPVSLYAATKKSNELMAHTYSHLYKIPTTGLRFFTVYGPWGRPDMSPILFADAISNDRPIKVFNNGNMERDFTYIDDIVEGVKRVIEKKVESRELYKIYNIGNNDSIKLMDFIQEMEVSLGKEAVKNLMPMQMGDVKRTWASIDELKKEYNYQPSVKIKEGVKKFVDWYTKYHK, encoded by the coding sequence ATGAAAATATTAGTCACAGGAGCAGCAGGTTTTATAGGTTTTCATTTAAGTAAAATTCTTTTAAATGGAGGTCATGAAATTGTTGGGATTGATAATATAAACGATTATTATGATGTAAATCTTAAATATGCTCGCTTAAAAGAGTTAGGAGTAAATGAGGTTGAAGCGACTGAGTTTTATAATGAATGTACCAGTAATAGATTTAGTAACTTTAAGTTTGTACGTTTAAATTTAGAGGATAAACAAGAGCTGTTCTCGTTGTTTGAAAAGGAAAAGTTTGAGGTTGTATGTAATTTGGCAGCCCAAGCTGGAGTGCGATATAGTATTGAAAACCCTGATGTATATATACAAAGTAATATAGTAGGTTATTTAAATATTTTAGAAGCATCTAGACAATTTTCTATTAAGCATTTGGTGTATGCAAGTAGCTCAAGTGTTTATGGGGCAAATACTAAAGTTCCTTTTGAAGAAAAGGATAAGGTTGATACTCCTGTTAGTTTATACGCAGCTACAAAGAAAAGTAATGAGTTAATGGCTCATACCTATAGTCACTTATATAAAATACCAACAACAGGATTACGATTTTTTACAGTTTATGGACCTTGGGGAAGACCAGATATGTCTCCTATATTGTTTGCAGATGCAATTTCAAATGATCGCCCTATTAAAGTTTTCAATAATGGAAATATGGAGCGAGATTTTACTTATATCGATGATATTGTAGAAGGTGTTAAAAGAGTAATCGAAAAGAAAGTTGAATCTAGAGAGTTGTATAAAATTTACAATATAGGAAACAATGATTCTATAAAGTTAATGGATTTCATTCAAGAAATGGAGGTGAGTCTTGGAAAGGAAGCTGTAAAGAATTTGATGCCAATGCAAATGGGAGATGTAAAAAGAACATGGGCAAGTATCGATGAATTAAAAAAAGAATATAACTATCAACCTTCAGTAAAGATTAAGGAAGGGGTAAAGAAATTTGTTGATTGGTATACAAAATATCATAAATAA
- a CDS encoding UDP-glucose/GDP-mannose dehydrogenase family protein: MKLAVIGTGYVGLVSGTCFSEMGNKVTCVDIDQEKINKLHKGIIPIYEPGLEKMVLKNVENENLFFTTKLEEAIEEAEIVFIAVGTPMGEDGSADLQYVLAVAKEIGQKMKRKLVVVDKSTVPVGTADKVKEAIQAELDKRGETIAFDVVSNPEFLKEGDAINDFMKPDRVVIGAESEYAFEKMRQLYAPFTMSHDRFIAMDIRSAEMTKYAANAMLATKISFMNEMSNICERVGADINNVRIGIGSDSRIGYSFIYPGAGYGGSCFPKDVKALKKIAEENGYNAQLITSVEDVNNRQKFVIAEKIVRRFGEDLSGKTFGLWGLAFKPGTDDMREAPAIYVIKELVKRGARVNAYDPKAMEEAQHFYLKDINGVSYKKSKYDVLEDAEALILLTEWKEFRSPDFEEIEQRLKQSIIFDGRNQYNVFNLEEKGFEYYQIGKN; the protein is encoded by the coding sequence ATGAAATTAGCTGTAATAGGTACGGGATATGTTGGATTAGTATCGGGTACATGTTTTTCTGAAATGGGAAACAAAGTAACATGTGTAGATATTGATCAGGAAAAAATAAATAAACTTCATAAAGGAATTATTCCAATTTATGAGCCAGGACTGGAAAAAATGGTTCTTAAAAATGTTGAAAATGAGAATCTGTTTTTTACTACAAAATTAGAAGAAGCAATAGAAGAAGCAGAAATAGTTTTTATTGCTGTAGGAACTCCTATGGGAGAAGATGGGTCGGCCGATTTACAATATGTTTTAGCGGTAGCTAAAGAGATTGGTCAGAAAATGAAGAGAAAACTAGTTGTAGTTGATAAATCAACTGTACCAGTTGGAACAGCCGATAAAGTAAAAGAAGCAATTCAAGCAGAATTAGATAAAAGAGGAGAAACAATTGCATTTGATGTAGTTTCTAATCCAGAGTTTTTAAAAGAAGGTGATGCAATCAATGATTTTATGAAGCCAGATAGAGTAGTGATTGGAGCAGAATCAGAGTATGCTTTTGAAAAGATGAGGCAATTATATGCACCTTTTACAATGTCACATGATCGTTTTATTGCTATGGATATAAGATCTGCTGAAATGACTAAATACGCGGCAAATGCTATGTTGGCTACTAAAATTTCTTTTATGAATGAAATGTCTAATATTTGTGAAAGAGTTGGAGCAGATATTAATAATGTTCGTATTGGAATTGGATCCGATTCTAGAATTGGTTATAGTTTTATTTATCCAGGAGCAGGATATGGAGGGTCTTGTTTTCCCAAAGATGTAAAAGCACTTAAAAAAATAGCGGAGGAGAATGGGTATAATGCCCAGTTAATAACCTCAGTAGAAGACGTAAATAATAGGCAAAAATTTGTAATTGCAGAAAAGATAGTAAGAAGGTTTGGAGAGGATTTATCAGGGAAAACTTTTGGGCTTTGGGGCTTAGCTTTTAAACCAGGGACTGATGATATGCGTGAAGCACCTGCAATTTATGTTATTAAAGAATTAGTCAAGAGAGGAGCTAGAGTGAATGCTTATGATCCTAAAGCAATGGAAGAAGCACAACATTTTTACTTAAAAGATATAAATGGGGTTTCTTATAAAAAATCAAAGTATGATGTTTTAGAAGATGCAGAAGCGTTGATATTACTTACAGAATGGAAAGAATTCAGATCTCCGGACTTTGAGGAAATTGAACAAAGATTAAAACAATCAATAATTTTTGACGGAAGAAATCAATACAACGTATTTAATCTTGAAGAAAAAGGATTTGAGTATTATCAAATAGGGAAAAATTAA
- a CDS encoding nucleotide sugar dehydrogenase — MNDVKIAVIGLGYVGLPLARLFATKYAVVGFDINEERVSQLNKGYDATFEIEKEELHVVLKKQNTNQNGLFCSSLLDDIRDCTIYIVTVPTPVDKNNRAVLDPLIDASKLVGAVLSSNDIVIYESTVYPGVTEEECVPVLESTSELKFNKDFFVGYSPERINPGDKKNTLESILKVTSGSTEEVANMVDNLYGSIIKAGTHKVSSIKVAEASKVIENSQRDINIAFVNELAKIFGFMNIDTQEVLEAAGTKWNFLPFKPGLVGGHCIGVDPYYLVQRAEELGYHPGVILAGRRLNDSMGDYVASQVIKLMIERDLKIKNAKVLILGITFKENCPDVRNTKVIDVIHSLKEYGTNVFVYDPWASKEEVEKEYNLELIDKLEENYYNAIVLVVAHDEFKKLNIESLKAKEAIVYDVKGLLPREMVDKSL, encoded by the coding sequence ATGAATGACGTAAAAATAGCGGTAATAGGTTTAGGGTATGTTGGTTTACCATTGGCAAGGTTATTTGCAACAAAGTACGCTGTAGTAGGATTTGATATTAATGAAGAGAGAGTGTCTCAATTAAATAAAGGCTATGACGCAACCTTTGAAATTGAAAAAGAAGAGCTACACGTAGTTTTAAAAAAACAGAACACAAATCAAAATGGACTCTTTTGTAGTTCACTTCTAGATGATATTAGAGACTGCACAATTTATATTGTAACAGTTCCAACTCCAGTAGATAAAAATAATAGGGCGGTTTTAGATCCGCTAATAGATGCAAGTAAGTTAGTAGGTGCGGTTTTGAGTAGTAATGATATTGTTATATATGAATCTACCGTATATCCTGGTGTAACAGAAGAAGAGTGTGTTCCAGTGTTAGAGAGTACATCTGAATTGAAATTTAATAAAGACTTTTTTGTTGGCTACTCGCCTGAAAGAATTAACCCTGGAGATAAAAAGAATACTTTAGAGAGTATTTTAAAAGTAACTTCAGGTTCGACCGAAGAAGTTGCTAATATGGTTGATAATCTTTATGGTTCAATAATAAAAGCTGGAACTCATAAGGTTTCGAGTATAAAAGTAGCAGAGGCGTCAAAAGTGATAGAGAACTCACAAAGAGATATTAATATTGCCTTTGTAAATGAACTGGCTAAAATTTTCGGTTTTATGAATATCGATACTCAAGAGGTTCTTGAGGCAGCTGGAACAAAATGGAACTTTTTACCATTTAAACCTGGTTTAGTTGGTGGTCATTGTATTGGAGTAGATCCTTATTATTTGGTGCAAAGAGCAGAAGAGTTAGGGTATCATCCTGGGGTTATACTAGCTGGAAGAAGATTGAATGATAGTATGGGAGATTATGTGGCTTCTCAAGTGATTAAATTGATGATTGAAAGAGACCTGAAAATTAAAAATGCTAAAGTGTTGATTTTAGGTATTACTTTTAAAGAGAATTGTCCTGATGTTAGAAATACGAAAGTGATAGATGTTATTCATTCTTTGAAAGAATATGGAACAAATGTTTTTGTTTACGATCCTTGGGCTAGCAAAGAAGAAGTTGAAAAAGAATATAATTTAGAGTTAATTGATAAGCTCGAAGAAAACTATTACAATGCAATTGTATTAGTAGTTGCTCATGATGAATTTAAAAAACTGAATATAGAGTCTCTTAAAGCTAAAGAGGCAATAGTTTATGATGTAAAAGGTTTATTGCCAAGAGAAATGGTAGATAAAAGTTTATAA
- the rfbB gene encoding dTDP-glucose 4,6-dehydratase has protein sequence MKKILITGGAGFIGSHVVRLFVNKYTNYMIYNLDALTYAGNLENLKDVESAENYKFIKGDITDEDFINNLFEEFKFDAVIHLAAESHVDRSITDPLAFAKTNILGTMILLNAFKAINQNDWDNKRFYHVSTDEVYGTLGETGLFEETTPYDPNSPYSASKASSDHFVRAYGETYKMPYVVSNCSNNYGANQFPEKLIPLFINNIIQHKSLPVYGDGKYTRDWLYVVDHAVAIDLVFHKGINGETYNIGGFNEWQNIDLIKVLCSQMDEKLGRDKGTSEKLITYVKDRPGHDLRYAIDASKIEKELGWNPSVTFEEGLSKTIDWYLENKEWLHNVTSKEYQNYYEKMYADKAN, from the coding sequence ATGAAAAAAATATTAATTACCGGAGGAGCAGGTTTTATAGGGTCACATGTAGTAAGACTTTTTGTAAATAAATACACTAACTATATGATCTATAATTTAGATGCTCTAACATATGCAGGGAACTTAGAGAATCTAAAAGATGTTGAATCTGCTGAGAATTATAAATTCATCAAAGGAGATATCACAGATGAAGATTTTATTAATAACTTGTTTGAAGAATTTAAATTTGATGCGGTTATTCATTTAGCAGCAGAGTCTCATGTAGATAGATCTATTACAGATCCATTGGCCTTCGCAAAAACCAATATTTTAGGAACCATGATTTTGCTTAATGCTTTTAAAGCTATTAACCAAAATGATTGGGATAATAAGAGGTTTTATCATGTAAGTACAGATGAGGTATATGGAACTTTAGGAGAAACAGGGTTGTTCGAAGAAACTACACCATATGATCCAAACTCTCCATATTCTGCATCAAAAGCTAGTTCGGATCATTTTGTAAGAGCGTATGGAGAGACTTATAAAATGCCTTATGTAGTAAGTAATTGTTCAAATAACTACGGAGCAAATCAGTTTCCTGAGAAACTAATACCTTTATTTATTAATAATATTATACAACATAAATCATTACCAGTTTATGGTGATGGTAAATATACTAGAGATTGGTTATATGTTGTAGATCATGCTGTTGCAATCGATTTAGTCTTTCATAAAGGAATAAATGGAGAAACATATAATATTGGAGGTTTTAACGAATGGCAAAACATCGATTTAATTAAAGTCTTATGTAGTCAAATGGATGAGAAGTTAGGTAGAGATAAAGGAACTTCTGAAAAATTGATCACGTATGTAAAAGATAGACCTGGACACGATTTACGATATGCTATTGATGCATCGAAAATTGAAAAGGAATTGGGTTGGAATCCGTCAGTAACGTTTGAAGAAGGTTTATCTAAGACAATTGATTGGTATCTAGAAAATAAAGAGTGGCTACATAATGTAACTTCTAAAGAATATCAGAATTATTACGAAAAAATGTACGCTGATAAGGCTAACTAA
- a CDS encoding folylpolyglutamate synthase/dihydrofolate synthase family protein — translation MTYQETLDWMFAQLPMYQRQGKTAFKKDLTNIIALAKHLNNPEKKFKSIHVGGTNGKGSTSHMLASILQEAGYKVGLYTSPHLKNFTERIRINGKEIAKEGVVEFIRNNKEFLEKQGLSFFEMTVGMAFQYFAKEEVDIAIIEVGLGGRLDSTNIIKPEVAVITNIGLDHTQFLGETLPEIAFEKAGIIKANVPVVIGEEQEEVKEVFLKKAEACGADITFGSDNVSDFETDLMGTYQKSNVKTAIEAISQLQNFFIAQKDIKRGLLNVVKNTNLKGRWQILQEHPKVICDTAHNKEGLKYTLEQLQKENYQNLHIILGVVSDKKLEEVLPLFPEKATYYFCKPNIPRGLEVEKLKKMCERYQLEGEAYGSVKEAYISSLENSLKEDVVYVGGSTFVVAEIL, via the coding sequence ATGACTTATCAAGAAACTTTAGATTGGATGTTCGCCCAATTGCCAATGTATCAACGCCAAGGTAAAACGGCATTCAAAAAAGATTTGACCAATATTATTGCATTAGCAAAGCATTTAAATAATCCTGAAAAGAAGTTTAAATCAATTCATGTAGGAGGAACCAATGGTAAAGGTTCTACAAGTCACATGTTAGCTTCTATACTTCAAGAAGCAGGTTATAAGGTTGGCCTATACACTTCACCACATTTAAAAAACTTTACAGAACGAATTCGTATTAATGGAAAAGAGATAGCGAAAGAAGGTGTAGTTGAATTTATACGAAATAACAAAGAGTTTTTGGAAAAACAAGGGTTGTCTTTTTTTGAAATGACTGTTGGAATGGCTTTTCAATATTTTGCAAAAGAAGAAGTTGATATAGCAATTATTGAAGTTGGTCTTGGAGGACGATTGGATTCAACCAATATTATAAAACCTGAAGTTGCTGTAATTACCAATATAGGTTTAGATCATACACAGTTTCTTGGAGAGACTTTACCAGAAATAGCTTTTGAAAAAGCTGGAATAATCAAAGCTAATGTTCCGGTGGTAATTGGAGAGGAACAAGAAGAAGTTAAAGAGGTGTTTTTAAAAAAGGCAGAAGCATGTGGGGCTGATATAACTTTCGGATCGGATAATGTAAGTGATTTTGAAACTGATTTGATGGGAACTTACCAGAAATCGAATGTAAAAACGGCGATTGAAGCAATTTCACAGTTGCAAAACTTTTTTATAGCTCAAAAAGATATTAAACGCGGATTATTGAATGTAGTAAAGAATACAAATTTAAAGGGCCGTTGGCAAATTTTACAAGAACATCCCAAAGTAATTTGTGATACTGCTCATAATAAAGAAGGCTTGAAATATACATTAGAGCAATTGCAAAAAGAAAACTATCAAAATTTACACATAATATTAGGAGTGGTTTCCGATAAGAAATTGGAGGAAGTACTACCTTTATTTCCTGAAAAAGCGACCTATTATTTTTGTAAACCAAATATTCCAAGAGGATTGGAAGTAGAAAAATTAAAAAAAATGTGTGAGAGGTATCAATTGGAAGGAGAAGCTTATGGTTCGGTTAAAGAAGCATATATCAGTTCTTTAGAAAATAGTTTGAAGGAGGATGTTGTTTATGTTGGGGGGAGTACCTTCGTAGTAGCCGAAATTTTATAG
- a CDS encoding energy transducer TonB: MTVFDTKHKRKSAVITAIILILLLLGIFNYGMKYLDPPIEYGLAINFGNSEVGSGEPVEKTKAQATPEQEEVVEEIQEEVEETPQETIQEEVITNEAAENVPVVEKRKEKKEEVKEAPKEEKPKEKPKPKPSKETTDALNSLLNGTSKDGANAGEGDDDQAGLKGNENGDPNSNKYYGGSGSGSGGNYNLAGRKALSKPIKKPDCQEEGTVVVSIEVDQNGKVIKAVPGVKGSTNTAPCLLEPAKQAALRTKWNADGNAPSKQRGTIIYRFSLSQ; this comes from the coding sequence ATGACAGTTTTCGATACAAAACATAAACGTAAATCGGCGGTAATTACCGCAATTATTCTGATATTATTGTTATTGGGAATATTTAATTACGGAATGAAGTATCTTGATCCTCCTATTGAATATGGTTTGGCAATTAATTTTGGAAACTCTGAAGTAGGTAGTGGAGAACCTGTTGAAAAAACAAAAGCTCAAGCTACACCGGAGCAAGAGGAAGTTGTAGAAGAGATTCAGGAAGAAGTAGAAGAAACACCACAAGAAACTATTCAGGAGGAGGTGATAACAAATGAAGCTGCTGAGAATGTTCCTGTAGTAGAAAAACGAAAAGAGAAAAAAGAAGAGGTAAAAGAGGCTCCAAAAGAAGAGAAGCCGAAAGAAAAACCAAAGCCAAAACCTTCAAAAGAAACTACTGATGCTTTAAATAGTTTGTTAAATGGAACATCTAAGGATGGGGCAAACGCAGGCGAAGGAGATGATGATCAGGCAGGCTTAAAAGGAAATGAAAATGGAGATCCAAACTCGAATAAATACTATGGAGGTTCGGGAAGTGGTTCTGGTGGGAATTATAATTTAGCGGGAAGAAAAGCACTTTCTAAGCCTATAAAAAAGCCTGATTGCCAGGAAGAAGGGACAGTAGTTGTAAGTATTGAAGTAGATCAAAATGGAAAAGTGATTAAAGCAGTTCCAGGAGTAAAAGGGTCTACTAATACAGCGCCATGTTTACTTGAACCGGCTAAACAAGCAGCCTTAAGAACTAAATGGAATGCTGATGGCAATGCACCATCAAAACAAAGAGGAACAATAATCTACAGGTTTTCTTTGTCTCAGTAA
- a CDS encoding MotA/TolQ/ExbB proton channel family protein, protein MLLFQEAQQLAEEVSEEKTLSIYKLIMDGGVGGQIIIALLFVLLAVALYIYFERFFAIKAASQVDKNFMNQIRDHVTNGKIESAKALCDNTSTPTARLIGKGISRIGKPLDDINTAIENAGKLEVYQLERNVSVLATIAGAAPMIGFLGTVIGMIVAIHEIANSGGQIDIKMLSDGLYTAMTTTVAGLIVGIIAYIAYNHLVVRTDKVVYQMEAKSVEFLDLLNEPV, encoded by the coding sequence ATGTTATTATTTCAAGAAGCTCAACAATTAGCAGAAGAAGTATCTGAAGAAAAAACATTATCCATTTATAAGTTAATTATGGATGGTGGTGTAGGAGGACAAATTATTATTGCATTATTATTTGTCCTTTTAGCTGTGGCCTTGTATATTTATTTTGAACGTTTTTTTGCTATAAAGGCAGCTTCTCAAGTAGATAAAAACTTTATGAATCAAATTAGAGATCATGTGACTAATGGTAAAATTGAAAGTGCCAAAGCTTTATGTGACAATACATCTACTCCAACTGCAAGGTTAATTGGTAAAGGAATTTCTCGAATTGGAAAACCATTAGATGATATTAACACAGCAATTGAAAATGCTGGAAAATTAGAAGTATATCAGTTAGAGAGAAATGTTTCAGTGTTGGCAACTATTGCCGGTGCTGCTCCTATGATTGGGTTTTTAGGTACTGTAATTGGAATGATTGTTGCAATTCATGAAATAGCAAACTCTGGTGGGCAAATAGATATTAAGATGCTTTCTGATGGATTATATACTGCAATGACAACAACTGTTGCAGGACTTATTGTAGGGATTATAGCATATATTGCTTATAATCACTTGGTGGTTCGTACAGATAAGGTAGTGTACCAAATGGAGGCAAAATCTGTAGAGTTTTTAGATTTATTAAATGAACCTGTATAA
- the nhaD gene encoding sodium:proton antiporter NhaD, translating to MESAIILIFVLGYLGITLEHNLKIDKLIPALVMMALCWAMVALGVDSFSNWFDSGKHALVEGFPGLAHEDKMHLMEETLLHHLGKTAEILVFLLGAMTIVEIIDYFDGFSTIKGYVKTKSKKKILWLFSILAFILSAIIDNLTATIVLISILQKIVKKREDRIWFAGLIIIAANAGGAWSPIGDVTTTMLWIGKKVTTPMLFLYLFIPSVLCMAVPSFIATFLPAFKGDIEVEEREENSKPNKYSATMLYLGLGAIVFVPIFKTVTHLPPYVGMMLSLGVVATFAEIYSRTKFSLTDFDSEELDSHAHHSPVHHSLSKIEMPSILFFLGILMAVAALESLGILFNFADSLKNSIPLMGTELEGTKVSDLVVMLLGVGSAVIDNVPLVAASLGMFSEPLDNELWHFIAFAAGTGGSMLIIGSAAGVVAMGMEKIDFFWYLKKISWLALIGFVVGSLAFMVMRTLL from the coding sequence ATGGAATCAGCGATTATTTTAATTTTCGTTTTAGGGTATCTGGGGATTACTTTAGAACACAATTTAAAAATAGATAAATTAATACCTGCATTAGTAATGATGGCATTGTGTTGGGCAATGGTAGCATTAGGAGTAGATAGTTTTTCAAATTGGTTTGATTCAGGAAAGCATGCTTTAGTTGAAGGTTTTCCAGGATTGGCTCATGAAGATAAAATGCATTTAATGGAAGAAACTTTGTTGCACCATTTAGGTAAAACAGCAGAGATTTTAGTTTTTCTTTTAGGAGCAATGACCATTGTTGAGATTATAGATTATTTCGATGGTTTTTCTACGATTAAAGGATATGTAAAAACTAAGAGTAAGAAAAAAATCTTATGGTTATTTTCGATATTAGCTTTTATTTTATCAGCTATAATTGACAACTTAACAGCAACCATCGTATTGATTTCGATTCTTCAAAAAATTGTAAAGAAGAGAGAAGATCGTATTTGGTTTGCAGGATTAATTATCATCGCTGCTAACGCTGGAGGGGCTTGGTCTCCTATTGGAGATGTAACAACTACAATGTTATGGATTGGTAAGAAAGTTACAACACCAATGTTGTTTTTATACCTATTTATTCCATCTGTATTATGTATGGCCGTTCCTTCTTTTATTGCAACTTTTTTACCAGCCTTTAAAGGAGATATTGAAGTTGAAGAGAGGGAGGAAAATAGTAAGCCAAATAAGTATAGTGCAACGATGTTGTACTTAGGTTTAGGAGCAATTGTATTTGTGCCAATTTTTAAAACCGTTACGCATTTACCACCTTACGTAGGTATGATGTTGTCATTAGGTGTAGTGGCGACATTTGCAGAAATATATTCTAGAACAAAATTCTCTTTAACAGATTTTGATAGTGAAGAATTGGATTCACATGCACATCATAGTCCAGTTCACCATTCCTTGTCTAAGATTGAAATGCCTAGTATTTTATTCTTCTTAGGGATTTTAATGGCAGTAGCGGCATTAGAGTCATTAGGTATCTTATTTAATTTTGCAGATTCATTAAAGAACTCTATTCCATTAATGGGAACTGAATTAGAAGGAACTAAAGTATCTGATTTAGTAGTAATGTTACTTGGTGTAGGGTCTGCTGTAATTGATAATGTTCCATTAGTGGCAGCGTCTTTAGGAATGTTCTCTGAGCCATTAGATAATGAATTGTGGCATTTTATTGCGTTTGCAGCAGGAACTGGAGGGTCTATGTTAATTATAGGTTCGGCAGCAGGTGTTGTAGCAATGGGAATGGAAAAAATAGATTTCTTTTGGTATTTAAAGAAAATTTCATGGCTTGCTTTGATAGGTTTTGTAGTTGGTTCATTAGCATTTATGGTAATGAGAACACTACTTTAA